In one window of Vicinamibacterales bacterium DNA:
- a CDS encoding ABC transporter permease: MLHNLAQLPRYRGLIQSLVARELKARYRGSVLGFFWSFINPLLLLLVYTFVFTFVMPGSNDPRLKPYALFMFCGILPWTWFASSLLESASVLISGGNLIKKVLFPAEVLPIVTVLANMIHFFFGLVILAGFLIYYRRPLHASELAIFPLVVLVQLVLTTGFALLLSALTVHFRDIRDILSNLITFWFFGTPIIYPYFMFPEGTWQGAVLRLNPFTHLVITYQEILFFEGPVGHLKWLLVLGAISVVFFLFGYWIFDRLRDSFAEEV; this comes from the coding sequence ATGCTCCATAACCTGGCGCAGCTGCCGCGCTACCGTGGCCTGATCCAGAGCCTGGTCGCCCGCGAGCTGAAGGCACGTTACCGCGGCTCGGTGCTGGGCTTCTTCTGGTCGTTCATCAACCCGCTGCTCCTGCTGCTGGTCTACACGTTCGTGTTCACCTTCGTGATGCCCGGATCGAACGATCCGCGTCTGAAGCCGTATGCGCTGTTCATGTTCTGCGGCATCCTGCCGTGGACGTGGTTCGCTTCGTCGCTGCTGGAGTCGGCCAGTGTGCTGATCTCAGGCGGCAATCTGATCAAGAAGGTCCTGTTCCCCGCCGAAGTACTGCCGATCGTCACGGTGCTGGCGAACATGATCCACTTCTTCTTTGGGCTGGTGATCCTGGCTGGCTTCCTCATCTACTACCGGCGCCCGCTGCATGCGAGCGAGCTGGCGATCTTCCCGCTGGTCGTGCTCGTCCAGCTGGTGCTGACGACGGGATTCGCGCTCCTGCTGTCGGCGCTGACCGTACATTTCCGCGACATCAGGGACATCCTGTCGAACCTGATCACGTTCTGGTTCTTCGGCACGCCGATCATCTACCCCTATTTCATGTTTCCGGAAGGCACCTGGCAGGGCGCGGTGCTGCGGCTGAATCCGTTCACGCACCTGGTCATCACCTATCAGGAGATCCTGTTCTTCGAAGGCCCGGTCGGTCACCTCAAGTGGCTGCTCGTGCTCGGTGCGATCTCGGTCGTGTTCTTCCTGTTCGGCTACTGGATTTTCGACCGCCTGCGCGATTCGTTCGCCGAGGAAGTCTGA